A genomic region of Melopsittacus undulatus isolate bMelUnd1 chromosome 5, bMelUnd1.mat.Z, whole genome shotgun sequence contains the following coding sequences:
- the LOC115946393 gene encoding histone H2B 5-like produces MPEPAKSTSAPKKGSKKAVTKTQKKGDKKRHKSRKESYSIYVYKVLKQVHPDTGISSKAMGIMNSFVNDIFERIAGEASRLAHYNKRSTITSREIQTAVRLLLPGELAKHAVSEGTKAVTKYTSSK; encoded by the coding sequence ATGCCAGAGCCAGCAAAGTCCACCTCTGCCCCCAAAAAGGGCTCCAAGAAAGCCGTGACAAAGACCCAGAAGAAGGGTGATAAGAAGCGGCACAAGAGCAGGAAAGAGAGCTACTCCATCTATGTCTACAAGGTGCTGAAGCAGGTCCACCCCGACACCGGCATCTCCTCCAAGGCTATGGGCATCATGAACTCCTTCGTTAATGACATCTTTGAGCGCATCGCTGGAGAAGCGTCCCGCCTGGCCCATTACAACAAGCGCTCTACCATCACCTCCCGGGAGATCCAGACGGCAGTGCGcctgctgctcccaggagaGCTGGCCAAGCACGCTGTCTCGGAGGGCACCAAGGCTGTCACCAAGTACACAAGCTCCAAGTAG